From the Halalkalicoccus sp. NIPERK01 genome, one window contains:
- the hisD gene encoding histidinol dehydrogenase has translation MCANVEYLKRTESASISIDREVTESVQDILGEVRERGDEAVAAFTEEFDGVERERFRVDDDEIEAAREELSSADREAIDNTVANVREFHEEQREHIEGFEREFEEGVRLGQRIVPVESAGTYVPGGRHPLVAAPAMSIVPAKVAGVERVVTCAPPQENGTIQPAQLYAMDRAGADEIYCIGGAQAIGAMAYGTDSVPGVAKVTGPGNVFVTEAKRQVFGHVGIDFLAGPSEVLVLADSSADPDLVATDLLAQAEHDPNSRPILVSTDRAVAEAAVEAFHDGLSEIRTADVAGECWENNGEVVVAETMDDAVEVVNDYAIEHLQVMIDEPRSIVEDLTNYGSLFLGEHSPVVFGDKAVGTNHSLPTLEVARYSGGIWVGTYTKTLTHQEATAEGAARIAPWAAKICELEGTHAHQLSAEARLRDDISPDYGPGA, from the coding sequence ATGTGCGCCAACGTCGAGTATCTCAAACGGACCGAGAGCGCGTCGATCTCGATCGATCGGGAGGTCACCGAATCGGTACAGGACATCCTCGGGGAGGTACGGGAGCGGGGCGACGAGGCGGTCGCCGCGTTCACCGAGGAGTTCGACGGCGTCGAACGCGAGCGCTTTCGCGTGGACGACGACGAGATCGAGGCCGCACGCGAGGAGCTCTCGTCGGCCGACCGCGAGGCCATCGACAACACCGTCGCGAACGTCCGGGAGTTCCACGAGGAACAGCGCGAGCACATCGAGGGCTTCGAACGCGAGTTCGAGGAGGGGGTTCGACTGGGCCAGCGGATCGTTCCCGTCGAGTCCGCGGGCACGTACGTCCCCGGCGGCCGCCACCCGCTCGTGGCCGCGCCCGCGATGTCGATCGTCCCCGCGAAGGTCGCGGGCGTCGAGCGCGTGGTCACCTGCGCGCCGCCCCAGGAGAACGGCACGATCCAGCCCGCCCAGCTGTACGCGATGGATCGGGCCGGCGCCGACGAGATCTACTGCATCGGCGGCGCGCAGGCGATCGGCGCGATGGCCTACGGCACCGACTCCGTGCCGGGGGTCGCGAAGGTCACCGGCCCGGGCAACGTCTTCGTCACCGAGGCCAAACGCCAGGTGTTCGGCCACGTCGGCATCGACTTCCTCGCCGGGCCGTCGGAGGTGCTGGTCCTCGCCGACTCGAGCGCCGACCCCGACCTCGTCGCGACCGACCTGCTCGCACAGGCCGAACACGACCCCAACTCTCGTCCGATCCTCGTCTCCACGGATCGAGCGGTCGCGGAGGCGGCCGTCGAGGCCTTCCACGACGGCCTCTCGGAGATCCGGACCGCGGACGTCGCCGGGGAGTGCTGGGAGAACAACGGCGAGGTCGTCGTCGCCGAGACGATGGACGACGCCGTCGAGGTCGTCAACGACTACGCGATCGAGCACCTCCAGGTGATGATCGACGAGCCGCGCTCGATCGTCGAGGACCTCACCAACTACGGCTCGCTCTTCCTGGGCGAGCACTCGCCGGTCGTCTTCGGCGACAAGGCGGTGGGAACGAACCACTCGCTGCCGACCCTCGAGGTCGCGCGCTACAGCGGCGGCATCTGGGTCGGCACCTACACGAAGACGCTCACCCACCAGGAGGCGACCGCGGAGGGCGCCGCCCGGATCGCGCCGTGGGCCGCGAAGATCTGCGAGCTCGAGGGCACCCACGCCCACCAGCTCTCGGCCGAGGCACGTCTGCGCGACGACATCAGCCCCGATTACGGTCCCGGCGCCTGA
- a CDS encoding SDR family NAD(P)-dependent oxidoreductase — MHTDRTVIVTGASGGIGREIGLRLLDEGANVVLAARSDGIYETAEDSGAGERALPVETDVTDERSVRATVDEAQSTFGGIDALVNNAGIAGPTAPVEEVSREEWDRTMAVNVTGQFLLAKHAVPALRESDRASIVNVASISGKRPLEGRAPYTASKTAVIGLTRTLAFELGEDGVTVNAVCPGATRGPRIERVIERQAERRGVSYEEAKRATFTDDAALGELVGPEDVAALVSFLLGPDARHITAQDVNVDAGTVWY, encoded by the coding sequence ATGCACACGGATCGGACCGTCATCGTGACGGGCGCGAGCGGCGGGATCGGCCGCGAGATCGGGTTGCGGCTCCTCGACGAGGGGGCGAACGTCGTGCTCGCGGCCCGGAGCGACGGGATCTACGAAACCGCCGAGGACTCCGGCGCGGGCGAGCGCGCCCTGCCGGTCGAGACCGACGTGACCGACGAGCGATCGGTCAGGGCGACCGTCGACGAGGCGCAATCGACCTTCGGCGGTATCGACGCGCTCGTGAACAACGCCGGGATCGCCGGCCCGACCGCGCCGGTCGAGGAGGTCTCGCGCGAGGAGTGGGACCGGACGATGGCGGTCAACGTCACCGGACAGTTCCTGCTGGCGAAACACGCCGTGCCCGCGCTCCGGGAGAGCGACCGGGCGAGCATCGTCAATGTCGCCTCGATCAGCGGGAAGCGCCCCCTCGAGGGGAGGGCCCCGTATACGGCCTCGAAGACGGCGGTGATCGGTCTCACCAGGACGCTCGCGTTCGAACTGGGCGAGGACGGCGTGACGGTCAACGCGGTCTGTCCGGGCGCGACGCGGGGCCCGCGCATCGAGCGCGTGATCGAGCGCCAGGCCGAGAGGCGCGGCGTGAGCTACGAGGAGGCGAAACGGGCGACCTTCACCGACGACGCCGCGCTGGGCGAGCTGGTCGGGCCCGAGGACGTCGCCGCGCTGGTGTCGTTCCTCCTCGGGCCCGACGCCCGCCACATCACCGCCCAGGACGTGAACGTCGACGCCGGGACCGTCTGGTACTAG
- a CDS encoding sodium:solute symporter, whose amino-acid sequence MATEAVITYGWAFLVLYVVLILGLGYWGWQRTDTQDDYATARGGFGFLALAFAYAATVASGSTFMGIPGMAYDMGFKAGYYALIYPIGIYLGMMLVARITKKVGDRFNSQSIPDFLGDRYGSPLLRLLAASIALFLLFYVMAQIVAAGWMFDAILGLPYEFGIWFAGGLLLLYLVAGGSHADIITDAVQGAIMVAITGLIVVMFATGWGLDGGVGAVNAALDSGQQWDSHTDPDNPIFASWWVIVLLFVAHIGFTAQPHLGNKFFAIKGTQYIKKFMVVASIAGMALPLMFLGGVLGAAQGIRIENPDAIIPVLFVETMPAVVAAFLGVAILSAIISTADGLIIAVSQVFANDLYRKTYVPWKGGDPNSAAVGQKALWISRASTVVVTVVAVAAVTVPPQYLSVFMWVGIGGIISAYSGPYFVGSFEETTSKRAAIAGFALGFAVYFAIHLGPQAGLYAGWYPYNENPFAATGIGFIASCLGTFLANRFTEPLPTSHVNEVFGGREASTDGGASDRTE is encoded by the coding sequence ATGGCGACCGAGGCGGTGATTACGTACGGGTGGGCGTTCCTCGTGCTGTACGTGGTGTTGATCCTCGGGCTCGGCTACTGGGGCTGGCAGCGAACCGATACCCAGGACGATTACGCGACCGCCCGCGGGGGGTTCGGCTTCCTCGCGCTGGCGTTCGCGTACGCGGCGACGGTCGCGAGCGGGTCGACGTTCATGGGGATCCCCGGGATGGCCTACGACATGGGGTTCAAAGCCGGCTACTACGCGCTGATCTACCCCATCGGAATCTACCTCGGGATGATGCTCGTCGCCCGGATCACCAAGAAGGTCGGCGACCGTTTCAACTCCCAGTCGATCCCCGACTTCCTCGGTGATCGGTACGGGAGTCCGCTGTTGCGGCTTCTCGCCGCGAGCATCGCGCTGTTCTTGCTGTTCTACGTCATGGCGCAGATCGTCGCCGCCGGCTGGATGTTCGACGCCATCCTCGGCCTGCCCTACGAGTTCGGCATCTGGTTCGCCGGCGGGCTCCTCCTCCTCTACCTGGTCGCCGGCGGGAGCCACGCCGACATCATCACCGACGCGGTCCAGGGCGCGATCATGGTCGCGATCACGGGGCTGATCGTCGTCATGTTCGCCACGGGCTGGGGGCTCGACGGCGGGGTCGGCGCAGTCAACGCCGCGCTCGACTCCGGCCAGCAGTGGGACAGCCACACCGATCCCGACAACCCCATCTTCGCCAGCTGGTGGGTGATCGTCCTGCTGTTCGTCGCCCACATCGGCTTCACCGCCCAGCCGCATCTCGGCAACAAGTTCTTCGCGATCAAGGGCACCCAGTACATCAAGAAGTTCATGGTGGTCGCCTCGATCGCCGGGATGGCGCTGCCGCTGATGTTCCTCGGCGGGGTGCTCGGGGCGGCACAGGGGATACGGATCGAGAACCCCGACGCGATCATCCCCGTGTTGTTCGTCGAGACGATGCCCGCGGTCGTCGCCGCGTTCCTCGGCGTCGCGATCCTGAGCGCGATCATCTCGACCGCCGACGGGCTCATCATCGCCGTCTCGCAGGTGTTCGCGAACGACCTGTACCGGAAGACGTACGTCCCCTGGAAGGGCGGCGATCCAAACAGCGCGGCGGTCGGGCAGAAGGCGCTGTGGATCTCGCGCGCGTCGACGGTCGTCGTGACCGTCGTCGCCGTCGCGGCCGTCACCGTGCCGCCGCAGTACCTCTCGGTGTTCATGTGGGTCGGGATCGGCGGCATCATCTCGGCGTACAGCGGCCCGTACTTCGTCGGCAGCTTCGAGGAGACGACCTCGAAGCGGGCCGCGATCGCCGGGTTCGCCCTCGGGTTCGCGGTCTACTTCGCGATCCACCTCGGTCCGCAGGCCGGGCTCTACGCCGGGTGGTATCCGTACAACGAGAACCCGTTCGCCGCGACCGGGATTGGCTTCATCGCGAGCTGTCTCGGGACGTTCCTCGCGAACCGGTTCACCGAGCCGTTGCCGACCTCGCACGTGAACGAGGTGTTCGGCGGCCGGGAAGCCAGTACCGACGGCGGGGCTTCGGACCGGACCGAATAG
- a CDS encoding TATA-box-binding protein has protein sequence MDPKETINIENVVASTGIGQELDLQSVAMDLEGADYDPEQFPGLVYRTQNPKSAALIFRSGKIVCTGAKSTDDVHESLQIVFDKLRDLEIQVQDDPEIVVQNIVTSADLGRNLNLNAIAIGLGLENIEYEPEQFPGLVYRLDEPKVVALLFGSGKLVITGGKQPVDAEHAVDKIVSRLEELGLLE, from the coding sequence ATGGACCCAAAGGAGACTATTAACATCGAGAACGTCGTCGCGTCGACGGGCATCGGACAGGAACTCGACCTCCAGAGCGTTGCGATGGACCTCGAAGGGGCCGACTACGACCCCGAGCAGTTCCCCGGACTCGTCTACCGCACGCAGAACCCCAAGTCGGCGGCGCTCATCTTCCGCTCGGGCAAGATCGTCTGTACGGGCGCAAAGAGCACCGACGACGTCCACGAGAGCCTCCAGATCGTCTTCGACAAGCTCCGTGATCTGGAGATCCAGGTGCAGGACGACCCCGAGATCGTCGTCCAGAACATCGTCACCAGCGCGGACCTGGGGCGCAACCTCAACCTGAACGCGATCGCGATCGGGCTGGGCCTCGAGAACATCGAGTACGAACCCGAGCAGTTCCCCGGACTGGTCTACCGCCTCGACGAGCCGAAGGTCGTCGCCCTGCTCTTCGGCTCGGGCAAGCTCGTCATCACGGGCGGCAAACAGCCCGTCGACGCCGAACACGCCGTCGACAAGATCGTCTCCCGGCTAGAGGAACTCGGCCTCCTCGAGTAG
- a CDS encoding CPBP family intramembrane glutamic endopeptidase, translating into MNLKATVWNAKEGRPRTPVRIVAGVVILAIVTGLLTIPPLFVLSLLEVGLLAGAGVGAMLLSTGLGGVAAVVGVWLAGRYVDRRRFADFGFGVDRAWWIDFGFGLALGGLLMTGIFLLELALGWIEVTGAFAGEALLSALVASLLLFLIVGVYEELLLRGYLLTNLAEGARGLLGIGGAVAFAILASSLVFGALHASNPNATLVSTLSISFAGVMLALGYVLTGDLAIPIGLHITWNLFQGTVYGFPVSGLDLGASLVGIEQGGPAVATGGSFGPEAGLLGFGAMVVGCLATVAWVRWRYGAIGVEEDVALPDLR; encoded by the coding sequence ATGAACCTCAAAGCGACGGTCTGGAACGCGAAGGAGGGGCGGCCACGGACGCCGGTGCGGATCGTCGCCGGCGTCGTGATCCTCGCCATCGTGACCGGTCTGCTGACGATCCCGCCGCTGTTCGTCCTCTCGTTGCTGGAGGTAGGGCTGCTCGCGGGCGCCGGCGTCGGCGCCATGCTGCTCTCGACCGGCCTCGGGGGGGTCGCCGCCGTCGTCGGCGTCTGGCTCGCCGGCCGGTACGTCGATCGGCGGCGATTCGCCGACTTCGGGTTCGGGGTCGACCGGGCGTGGTGGATCGACTTCGGGTTCGGGCTGGCGCTCGGCGGGCTGTTGATGACGGGGATCTTCCTCCTCGAACTCGCGCTGGGCTGGATCGAGGTGACGGGGGCGTTCGCGGGCGAGGCGCTGCTCTCGGCGCTCGTGGCGAGCCTGCTGCTCTTTCTGATCGTCGGGGTCTACGAGGAGTTGCTCCTCCGGGGCTACCTGCTGACGAACCTCGCGGAGGGCGCCCGCGGCCTCCTCGGGATCGGGGGCGCGGTCGCCTTCGCGATCCTCGCCTCGTCGCTCGTCTTCGGCGCGCTCCACGCGAGCAACCCCAACGCCACCCTCGTGAGCACGCTCTCGATCTCGTTTGCGGGCGTGATGCTCGCGCTGGGCTACGTGCTGACGGGCGACCTCGCGATCCCGATCGGCCTCCACATCACCTGGAACCTCTTTCAGGGCACCGTCTACGGCTTCCCCGTCAGCGGCCTCGACCTCGGCGCGAGCCTCGTCGGGATCGAACAGGGCGGCCCCGCGGTCGCGACCGGCGGCTCGTTCGGGCCCGAAGCGGGGTTGCTCGGGTTCGGCGCGATGGTCGTCGGCTGTCTGGCGACCGTCGCGTGGGTGCGGTGGCGCTACGGGGCGATCGGGGTAGAGGAGGACGTCGCGCTTCCCGATCTGCGCTGA
- the hisG gene encoding ATP phosphoribosyltransferase, translated as MQIAVPNKGRLHEPTVSLLERAGLHVENGAERKLYADTVDPDVSLLFARAADIPEYVADGAAEVGITGLDQARESGHDLPDLLDLEFGKCRLVLAAPEESNISSVADLQGKSVATEFPRITRRYFAEKGVEVSIVEVTGATELTPHVEMADAIVDITSTGTTLRMNRLGIVDEVLESSVRLFAREDVTDDPKVEQLRTALESVLTANGKRYLMLNAPEDRVEEIREALPGLGGPTVMDIAGEGMVAVHVVVDERDVFETITEIKKLGASGILVTEIERLVE; from the coding sequence ATGCAGATCGCCGTTCCGAACAAGGGCCGACTCCACGAGCCGACCGTCTCCCTGCTCGAACGCGCCGGGCTCCACGTCGAGAACGGCGCCGAGCGCAAACTCTACGCCGACACCGTCGACCCCGACGTGTCGCTTCTCTTCGCCCGCGCGGCGGACATCCCCGAGTACGTCGCCGACGGCGCGGCCGAGGTCGGGATCACGGGGCTCGATCAGGCCAGGGAGAGCGGTCACGACCTGCCGGACCTGCTCGACCTGGAGTTCGGGAAGTGTCGGCTCGTGCTCGCGGCGCCCGAGGAGAGCAATATCTCCTCGGTCGCGGACCTCCAGGGGAAGTCGGTGGCGACCGAGTTTCCCCGGATCACCCGGCGGTACTTCGCCGAGAAGGGCGTCGAGGTCTCGATCGTCGAGGTCACCGGCGCGACCGAACTCACCCCGCACGTCGAGATGGCCGACGCCATCGTCGACATCACCTCGACGGGGACGACCCTGCGGATGAACCGGCTGGGGATCGTCGACGAGGTCCTCGAGAGCTCCGTGCGCCTGTTCGCCCGCGAGGACGTCACGGACGACCCGAAGGTCGAACAGCTCCGCACCGCGCTCGAGTCCGTGCTGACGGCGAACGGCAAGCGGTATCTCATGCTCAACGCGCCCGAGGATCGGGTCGAGGAGATCCGCGAGGCGCTTCCCGGACTCGGCGGGCCGACGGTGATGGACATCGCGGGGGAGGGCATGGTCGCGGTCCACGTCGTCGTCGACGAGCGCGACGTCTTCGAGACGATCACCGAGATCAAGAAACTGGGTGCGAGCGGCATCCTCGTCACCGAGATCGAGCGGCTGGTCGAGTGA
- a CDS encoding 2-dehydropantoate 2-reductase, whose product MEFAIFGAGGIGAYLGARLADAGHDVSLIARGDHLAALRSDGLRVESVAGDTAVDLPATDDPGEIGPVDCVLFTVKAYDTREAAADLDPLIGPETAVVSFQNGVDNERWIAEAVGESHVVGGVAYVFSTIQSPGVVAHTGGPARFVYGELDGSLTARIDALDDALSGCDGVEAVLADDVRVELWRKFAFICAQSGMTAATRKPIGAIRETAASWRMYRRVVEEVVAVARASGVDLPADTVEEWVAFARDLDPGMCSSLHYDLTHGKRLELDALNGAVVRHAEAAGVDVPMNEAVEAVLRPWSDERAE is encoded by the coding sequence ATGGAGTTCGCAATCTTCGGCGCCGGCGGTATCGGCGCGTATCTCGGGGCGAGGCTCGCGGACGCCGGCCACGACGTCTCTCTCATCGCCCGTGGCGACCACCTCGCGGCCCTCCGATCGGACGGGCTTCGCGTCGAGAGCGTCGCCGGGGACACCGCCGTCGACCTCCCCGCGACCGACGACCCCGGCGAGATCGGCCCGGTCGACTGCGTCCTGTTCACGGTGAAGGCCTACGACACCCGCGAGGCCGCGGCCGATCTCGACCCGCTGATCGGCCCGGAGACGGCCGTGGTTTCCTTCCAGAACGGCGTCGACAACGAGCGGTGGATCGCCGAGGCGGTCGGCGAGTCCCACGTCGTCGGCGGGGTCGCGTACGTCTTCTCGACGATCCAGTCGCCGGGCGTGGTCGCACACACGGGCGGGCCGGCCCGCTTCGTCTACGGCGAACTCGACGGCTCGCTGACGGCCCGCATCGACGCGCTCGACGACGCCCTCTCGGGGTGCGACGGCGTCGAGGCCGTGCTGGCCGACGACGTCCGCGTGGAGCTCTGGCGGAAGTTCGCGTTCATCTGCGCCCAGTCGGGCATGACGGCGGCGACCCGAAAGCCCATCGGCGCCATTCGCGAGACGGCCGCGTCCTGGCGGATGTACCGTCGGGTCGTCGAGGAGGTCGTCGCCGTCGCGCGGGCCTCGGGCGTGGATCTCCCCGCGGACACGGTCGAGGAGTGGGTCGCGTTCGCCCGGGACCTCGATCCGGGGATGTGTTCCTCGCTGCACTACGACCTGACCCACGGGAAGCGCCTGGAACTCGACGCGCTCAACGGGGCGGTCGTCCGCCACGCCGAGGCGGCGGGCGTCGACGTCCCGATGAACGAGGCCGTCGAGGCGGTTTTGCGCCCCTGGAGCGACGAACGGGCCGAGTGA
- a CDS encoding amidohydrolase, whose product MTTLRIADGRVLLPDMTVERADVLVDREAGEILAVGDPDELPTGDERLDAAGSLVIPGLVNAHGHAAMTLLRGYADDKPLDAWLQEDIWPAEAELTPEDVRAGAELGIVEMIKSGTTAFADMYFEVPEIAAAVEESGTRARLGHGIVTVGKDDEDARADVEESIEVAREFDGTGEKRISTAVMPHSLTTVSEEHLARAVEGAREAGVPVHFHANETREEVDPIVEEREMRPLEYAAELGLLSEEDFLAHGVHLDGREIELLAETGMGVVHCPASNMKLASGMAPVQAMLDAGVTVGLGTDGAASNNDLDPFDEMRDAAMVGKLAASDASAVPAEAVVEMATTGSAEAIGIRSGKIEAGANADLAVVDFEKPHLTPAHDPVSHLAYAVRGSDVRHTVCDGEVLMRDREVLTLDEKRVRGTAERRARELAERA is encoded by the coding sequence ATGACGACACTACGGATCGCGGACGGGCGGGTCCTCCTGCCCGACATGACCGTCGAGCGCGCGGACGTCCTCGTGGATCGGGAGGCGGGCGAAATCCTCGCGGTCGGCGATCCCGATGAACTACCGACAGGCGACGAGCGGTTGGACGCCGCCGGTTCGCTGGTGATCCCCGGCCTCGTCAACGCCCACGGCCACGCCGCGATGACGCTTCTCAGGGGGTACGCCGACGACAAACCCCTCGACGCGTGGCTCCAGGAGGACATCTGGCCCGCCGAGGCCGAACTCACCCCCGAGGACGTGCGCGCGGGCGCGGAACTGGGGATCGTCGAGATGATCAAGTCCGGCACGACGGCCTTCGCGGACATGTACTTCGAGGTCCCCGAAATCGCCGCCGCCGTCGAGGAATCGGGAACCCGCGCGCGACTCGGCCACGGGATCGTCACGGTCGGCAAGGACGACGAGGACGCGCGCGCGGACGTCGAAGAGAGCATCGAAGTCGCCCGGGAGTTCGACGGCACAGGAGAGAAGCGGATTTCGACGGCGGTGATGCCCCACAGCCTCACGACGGTCTCCGAGGAGCACCTCGCCCGCGCGGTCGAGGGCGCCCGCGAGGCCGGCGTGCCGGTCCACTTCCACGCCAACGAGACCCGCGAGGAGGTCGACCCGATCGTCGAGGAACGGGAAATGCGGCCGCTCGAATACGCCGCCGAACTCGGGTTGCTGAGCGAGGAGGACTTCCTCGCCCACGGCGTCCACCTCGACGGGCGGGAGATCGAGTTGCTCGCCGAAACCGGGATGGGAGTCGTTCACTGCCCGGCCTCGAACATGAAGCTCGCCAGCGGTATGGCCCCCGTTCAGGCGATGCTCGACGCGGGCGTCACCGTAGGGCTGGGCACCGACGGCGCGGCCTCGAACAACGACCTCGATCCCTTCGACGAGATGCGAGACGCGGCGATGGTCGGCAAGCTCGCGGCTTCGGACGCGAGTGCTGTCCCCGCCGAGGCGGTCGTTGAGATGGCGACCACGGGAAGCGCCGAGGCGATCGGGATCCGATCAGGGAAAATCGAAGCGGGTGCGAACGCGGACCTCGCGGTCGTGGACTTCGAGAAACCACACCTCACGCCCGCCCACGACCCCGTGAGCCACCTCGCGTACGCGGTGCGGGGCTCGGACGTGCGCCACACGGTCTGTGACGGCGAGGTGCTCATGCGCGACCGGGAGGTGCTGACGCTCGACGAAAAACGGGTGCGCGGGACCGCCGAGAGGCGGGCGAGGGAACTGGCCGAACGCGCCTAA
- a CDS encoding DUF6653 family protein, with the protein MAIRNPLSERAWRRHANPYSGATRVLAGAALLLALYRHAWKSLGAVIAFLALNPVLFPEPKDTDNWLSEGVLGEQAWIAEGNPVFGTGYPEVLNAINVPLYLYTLYSAYRRYPIRTLVGFLVTFALKLLFVDAMARYHRDRRGLR; encoded by the coding sequence ATGGCCATCAGAAACCCGCTGTCCGAGCGGGCGTGGCGACGCCACGCGAACCCTTACAGCGGCGCGACGCGCGTGCTCGCGGGCGCGGCACTGCTGCTCGCGCTCTATCGCCACGCGTGGAAATCCCTCGGGGCGGTGATCGCGTTCCTCGCCCTCAACCCCGTCCTCTTTCCCGAACCCAAGGACACCGACAACTGGCTGAGCGAGGGCGTCCTCGGGGAGCAGGCGTGGATCGCCGAGGGGAATCCGGTGTTCGGGACGGGCTATCCCGAGGTACTCAACGCGATCAACGTCCCGCTGTATCTCTACACCCTGTATTCGGCGTACCGCCGGTACCCGATCCGGACGCTCGTCGGCTTTCTCGTCACCTTCGCGCTCAAACTCCTGTTCGTCGACGCGATGGCCCGGTATCATCGTGATCGGCGCGGCCTTCGGTAG
- a CDS encoding adenosylhomocysteinase: protein MSQTAYPPISEHLDDVEAAREEGRRKMDWAFQHMPILTHLREEFRESEPFAGQTIGMAMHVEAKTANLVETLADGGAEVAITGCNPLSTHDDVSAALDAHENITSYAVRGVDDEEYYAAIESVIAHEPSITVDDGMDMVAAIHDEHPDLIDSILGGCEETTTGVHRLRAMDADGALKYPVFAVNDTPMKRLFDNVHGTGESSLASIAMTTNLSWAGKDVVVAGYGYCGKGVAKKAAGQNANVIVTEVEPRRALEAHMEGYDVMPMGEAAAVGDVFLTTTGNRDVIVEEHFEAMQDGVLLANAGHFDIEIDLDALSDLAVSSYEARDGVEAYEMADGRRLNVLAEGRLVNLAAPIALGHPVEVMDQSFGVQAACVRELVEGEAYDAGVHDVPDALDEEIAEIKLEAEGVEFDSLTAEQREYMGSWEHGT from the coding sequence ATGAGTCAGACGGCGTATCCCCCGATCAGCGAGCACCTCGACGACGTCGAGGCCGCTCGCGAGGAGGGCCGACGCAAGATGGACTGGGCGTTCCAACACATGCCGATCCTCACGCACCTCCGCGAGGAGTTCCGCGAGAGCGAACCCTTCGCGGGCCAGACCATCGGAATGGCGATGCACGTCGAGGCCAAGACCGCAAACCTCGTCGAGACGCTGGCCGACGGCGGCGCGGAGGTCGCGATCACGGGCTGTAACCCGCTCTCGACGCACGACGACGTCTCGGCCGCCCTCGACGCCCACGAGAACATCACCTCGTATGCCGTTCGCGGCGTCGACGACGAGGAGTACTACGCCGCCATCGAGTCGGTCATCGCCCACGAACCCTCCATCACGGTGGACGACGGGATGGACATGGTCGCGGCGATCCACGACGAGCATCCCGACCTGATCGACTCGATCCTCGGTGGCTGCGAGGAGACGACGACCGGCGTCCACCGCCTGCGCGCGATGGACGCCGACGGCGCGCTGAAGTACCCCGTCTTCGCCGTGAACGACACGCCGATGAAGCGCCTGTTCGACAACGTCCACGGCACGGGCGAGTCCTCGCTCGCGAGCATCGCGATGACGACGAACCTCTCGTGGGCGGGCAAGGACGTCGTCGTCGCGGGCTACGGCTACTGCGGGAAGGGCGTCGCGAAGAAGGCCGCGGGCCAGAACGCGAACGTGATCGTCACGGAGGTCGAGCCCCGCCGCGCGCTCGAGGCCCACATGGAGGGCTACGACGTGATGCCGATGGGCGAGGCCGCCGCGGTCGGCGACGTCTTCCTCACCACGACGGGCAACCGGGACGTAATAGTCGAAGAACACTTCGAGGCCATGCAGGACGGCGTGCTGCTCGCGAACGCCGGTCACTTCGACATCGAGATCGACCTCGACGCCCTGTCGGATCTCGCGGTCAGCTCGTATGAAGCTCGCGACGGGGTCGAGGCCTACGAGATGGCCGACGGCCGCCGACTGAACGTGCTCGCCGAGGGTCGGTTGGTGAACCTCGCCGCACCGATCGCGCTCGGCCACCCCGTCGAGGTGATGGACCAATCGTTCGGCGTGCAGGCGGCGTGCGTGCGCGAACTCGTCGAGGGAGAGGCCTACGACGCGGGCGTCCACGACGTGCCCGACGCGCTCGACGAGGAGATCGCGGAGATCAAACTCGAAGCGGAGGGCGTCGAGTTCGACTCGCTCACCGCCGAACAGCGCGAGTACATGGGTAGCTGGGAACACGGGACGTAG
- the hjc gene encoding Holliday junction resolvase Hjc, giving the protein MANRKGDRRERELVNLLDEAGFAVMRAPASGSATTRELPDVLAGNGETFYAIEAKSSAGDPIYLTGEEVEALVYFARNFGAKARVGVRFDREDWYFFHPGDLYTTDGGNYRVKRETALAEGEDFESFVGGPRQTRLNE; this is encoded by the coding sequence ATGGCTAACAGGAAGGGGGATAGACGCGAGCGCGAACTCGTCAATCTGCTCGACGAGGCCGGGTTCGCGGTGATGCGCGCGCCGGCGTCGGGGAGCGCGACGACCCGCGAACTGCCGGACGTGCTCGCGGGCAACGGCGAGACCTTCTACGCGATCGAGGCGAAATCGAGCGCGGGCGATCCGATCTACCTCACCGGCGAGGAGGTCGAGGCGCTGGTCTACTTCGCGCGGAACTTCGGCGCGAAGGCACGCGTCGGCGTGCGGTTCGACCGCGAGGACTGGTACTTCTTCCACCCCGGCGACCTCTACACGACCGACGGCGGCAACTACCGCGTGAAGCGAGAGACCGCGCTCGCCGAGGGCGAGGACTTCGAGTCGTTCGTCGGCGGCCCCAGACAGACGCGGCTAAACGAGTGA